The Jaculus jaculus isolate mJacJac1 chromosome 14, mJacJac1.mat.Y.cur, whole genome shotgun sequence nucleotide sequence TGAATACAATGATATAAttgaaatacaatatttaaaagagTTAGAAATTAAGTACCTTACATTGATGGACCAGGCtcttcccagaagccataggttagtAAACAAAAtcccaaagccaggtgtgggctaCTTCTGTAGGAGTCGTTGGTCAAGGAGAACCAAGAGGCTTTCAAAACAATACCAGCTGTGGgcattgctcttggttgcccacacaACTTGATGGTAGGTCCTTGCTTCTGAAGATACAACCCACTCTGATTTCAGAAcacagaaatcaagaaagaactgAGAGAGAAGCATCTTCAATATTGATTAGCTTTCAGATTGCCTGAAGGTGTTATGCAGGCTTTGAGGGGAGGAGTTTGTCAATAATTTTATTCTGTGAGCTACACCACCAACCTGACAGGAAATATGTGCCCACTGGCACAATAATGGCATCATTGTgatgggagtaaccaactgctttctgattgaatttgagacACATTCCACAGGAGTGGTTCTGTAAATCTGATCAAAATCCCTTGGATTGGGAGTGACTATTGAGTTCCCAGACCTAAATCACCATGTCCAAGACTCAGGGGACATAGTGGAAGGGAAGAgtggaaagtatgtaagagctggaggatggaaaGAAATtctgtggaacactgtcttctggacgtGACATTGCCATAACACTTATGAACTCACTACAACTGTGGTTGCCTGTACAAGATTCAGCTCATAAATAGTCCATCGTGGATGGGAGACGAATTCATAGAGACCTACCTTCTCCAAGGAGCCACTGGCAGTTGATGGTTGTTGGGGGACACATGGTCgtgttcttcagtggtatagccgcTGGTGAGTTGCCCAACCTCTAGTAGATAACACCTCacccattgtggtagtttgaatagatggcccccaacatagtcagtgttttattagcttgtaatttgcatctgcagccaactggctggaggggtatcactgggcggatcttaaggtgtggtggtgggtttgagatttcaatctaaagatatgcaaagtgtgtatagctggagttcttgaagtgtgctgtgctgtgtggcttttgacttttaggcttgtgcttctctctctctgcctggacctgtgaagtcaggccagcttcttctaccaatatgaaatttcccctgaatctgtaggcttcagtaaatatcccttcctccataactgtgcctggtctggaagttcatctcagcgaacctgaagctgtctgctacacccatGCTCATGAAAACAACCTTTGTTAAACTCAGTGAGTCACAAAAAGGACACGAAGCAGGAGGAGAATGGTTTGGGAAGAAGATGGGATTTAGTGGGactggaaaagggagagagaggagggtaaTAAGGATGTGTGTGATGAAAATGCATTGCATCCATATATAAAGTtgttagaaataaaaaacaatatatatgttaTTGGATTAGCTACATTAGTGTATGGACACATTGTAATATTATTCAACCATAAGAAGGAACAAAGGACCAGTTTGGGAAAATGAGGATGAATCTTGAAAGCATTAGCTTGAGTAATGGAAAATAGGCACAAAATCTCACATACTGTATTTGTGGAAAACATCCACAATTGAcaaggatattaaaaaaaaaaagaaagaaagaatgtggttGCTAAGattggaggaaggaaatgatggggAGTTACTGTTTAGTGGGCACAGAGGCCCTTCTGTGGAGAGGGAAATGTTTTGGAATCAGTGAAAAATGACTGTTATCCAACATTGCATTGGTATTAAATGTTGTTAAATTTATCACCTCAAGAGACTTGTATGTCATGTAAATTTCAAGTCAAGATTTtgaaactgtattttaaaaaaaaataaaaataaaaatgtatttaaaaaataatattgtatGAAGCAAAGCTTGAGATATTTTGAGAATTTAGGTAACTCACTGAGATTGCTCTGTTGGCAATTTGAATGCAAGCTCTTCTCCACAAACACCTTCTGGACACGACTCAATCTGTCAGTGTTTATTCATCATCACTGCACTTTAACTCTGGTTTGTTTGGTGTCTGTTTGCTCAAGAAGATGAGTCACCCATGCAGATAAGTGAACAAGCATTTATTATGCAGAATTGACCATGATGGAACAAGTATGATTATATTTTGAGAGGCAGCTAATAAATCTGTAACTTCTGTCTCTTCAGAAACCTCCCAGAATTATCTAAAAACTGTAGAGGAAAAAAAGTAGAGGTTAGAATGAGTGCCTCAGTCTATCTGCCCCTCCAAGCTCAATGTCACCTCTGTCTCACTCCCTAATAAATGGTCATCTTTGCTCCCAAATGTGAGATCAGGTAGATGTCAAGGACTGGCTATCATGAGTCCATGGGAAAGGAGGACAAAGACATCTAAGACGTCAGGGCCACAGGGGGACAAttgtttctccttcacaaattGAATATATCATTAttgattattattataattacagAAGTTATCTACCATTTcaagaaaatttatttcattgatcatccattttaagaaagaattttttttttgtttgtttttcaaggtagggtctcactctggtccaggctaacctggaattaactctgtagtctcagggtggccttgaactcatggcgatcctcctacctctgcctcccgagtgctgggattaaaggcgtgcaccaccacgcccggcaagaaagaatatttttttaaacagaactCTCATAATTGCATAATACTGATGTAGGATAATTTGGAGTTAATTTAAGATTTCACATACACAAAGTATGAGCATATACTTTGACCTCATTATTTTATGCAACTTTTCCATTTAAAACAAAGTAATTCACACAGTTCCTTCCAAGCCAGAATGTAAGGTACCCACTTGGTCATAGTAATATCAAAACATACTCGAAAAGAAAATGGTATATTAATGTTACGAAATCCAATAAAATCATTATTAAAGGTGTGAGAGACTGATGGATTTACTTGGgaaatatctataatatatatatattatatatattttttattatatataatatatattatatacatatatattatctatatattttatattatatatatatatatattttttgaggtagggtctcactctagttcaggccgacctggaattcactatgtagtctcagggtggccttgaactcactgcgatcctcctacctctgcctcccgagtgctgggattaaaggcgtgtgccaccacgcccagctcataatatatttttaaatgatgagcAAGTCATGAGACaaagagaataataataatattaataataattatagtaAAAAGTAATGGAAGTACTAGTAGTAGAGTTCATTGGCATTTTAAAATAACCTAAAAGCATGTGTACAGTATGAACACACAGAGCACCCTGGGGGAACACACTCTGGATTGTAGGTTCCTTTtcctctatgggagggaacaGAAGGGGAGTAGGagcatgagaaagaaaatgacatttcACTCCTCCTGTTATGTGTGGCTCCAGTGTTTAAGCATTTGCTTTCCATTGATTTTTGCCATTCAAGATAAGTTATTTAAACTGAATGTAAGGCATGTGTGCTGTGATTGTTAACCTTCGTTGTCAAGTTGATTCagtttagaatcacctaggagacacacttcTGAGGGTGTTAATGAGGGTGTTTCTGGAGAGGTAGAACTAAGGAAGGAAGGCCTAGCTtgagggtgggcatcaccatcTCATGGGCTGTGGTCTCAGACCAAGGACAAAGGGGAAGAGGTGGAAGTCAGCTGAGCTCTAGTTttcatttctgcttcctgactgcagacaaaAAGTGACCCGTCACACACGGCCCCATCCTGCCATGTTGGAGTATAACCCTCAAACAATAAGCCAAAactaaatccttccttcctgaaattacttttttttttatcacatcaATAAGTAGAGTAACTAATACACACATGACTGTGATTATCAGATAGTATGCAAATATATACCAACATATGAAATTTGCCAATCTTCCAGTGCCCAGTTTTTCTGCCTGTGGCTACCTTTGAGCTACTCTGGCAGAGCAGAAGGTTTGTGACAGGGATCACATAGCTTGACAAGCCTATCATAGCCCACAGTGGCTCCTTCACAGGAAATGTCTACTGACCTATCCTCTAACTTATCAACAGTCTGCTCCCCTTTTGTATCGATTCAAAGGGTTGCTCCACTTAGCCATTTGATAAGATGCTGTTCTGCCCTCCTCCCCATGTCTTACTTCAGAGGAGAGCATTGCTTCCACTTTCTGTCTTTGTTGTAATTTTTTGTCAATGAACACCAACTCCGATTCAAAATGTAGCCTTCCTTGGTACAATTGTGAATGGTCCTTTTTctaaagaggaaagggaaggtgcACATGGGAGGATCTGTGGAGAAAGGGTGGGTGAAGGGAGGAACTATGAATGCAGTCTTCAGATGAATCACAGCTAAAATCATAGAACATCACACCTacagtggtttgaatataaaatgagaCCCCTCACATACACATAGGCTGGTGTTTGAATCCATAAGCTGGTGGTACTGTTCTGGAaggctgtggaatctttaggaaggAAGAACTTTGCTTGAAGAAGAgtgttgctggggatgggcttTGAGGAGTGACCCTCCAACCCAGGTTGCTTTCTCTCCtggctacttcctccctgctaattTGATGATATGATACTGGTCTTCCTGCTCCTTCCAGGATGAAACTTCCCCCACAAAACTGTAGGCTAGCTGggaatgatggtgcacacctttaatcccagcactggggaggcagagggaggagtatcactgtgagttcaaggccagcctgagactatacacagtgaattccatgtcagcctgggctacacctagatcctgctttaaaaatataaactgtaGGCTAAAACAAACGCTTTCCTTCCCTAAGATGCTTCTGGCCaaatattttgtcctagcaatgagaaggtaactggtaAAATGTATGTTTTCAAATTGTAAACACTATGTAGAAAAGTCAGCATTTATACTCAGTTCTTTAAGAGACCAACCACCATTTACTAGCTTCTATCAACTATGTCTGGgacattgaatatatatatataaaatcttagtAGAGTACTCACCATTTGCTGTGCAGTATCGCCATCTTCCTTTAAAGTTAAAGTCAAGAGAACACCAGTCAAAGTCACTGTGGGTGGAGATACAATTGTAGTGGATTTCATCATCGTATATAAATGGAAAGATGCAGGAAGCAATAGaaatatctggaaaagagaacatATGCAGAGTGCATGGCAAGCTCACATTGGGAATtaactttgtttgcttgtttgagacaaggtcttactctgtCATCTAggatggcttggaactcaccaggtagcccaggctagcctctaactcatagcaaccctcctgcctcagcctaccaaatgctgagattacaggtataaaGCCACAAAGCCTCGCTGAGGATTGACTTTAGAATGCCGATCTAAGTAGCAGCATTGCGCTTGCTATCTCTTCACCCCTACCTAGCACATGTACCCAGTTTCACTCACCGCCTTTCCTGTTCATGGCAGAAAATGTAAGCAAATATCCAGGGGAGTCTTATTTCCACCTAGAGCTGGACACAGGCTGGTCTTGGTGGCTTTCTCATGAAAACGGTCCATTAGCAATGATATATCTTTTTTTCTAGAGCTTAAACTCCAGAATTCTTCTTGTTGTTTCTTTTgcccctccttaaaaaaaaaaaaaatctatccttcCAAAGTTAGCCCCTAAATATCTCTCCAAGGCATGCATGTATATTTCTCTATATACTGGGTCACCACCTAGAATTTTGCCTTCTCTGCAGCAGTAACTCAATCTATTCCCCCTAGGCTACAGAGACAATGATCCTTCTTAACTATTAACCTGAATCTGCCATTAACCTATTGATATCTCATTGTTCTTGGGATAAGAAGTGGCATTGAAGTGGTTAAAT carries:
- the LOC101612939 gene encoding binder of sperm protein homolog 2-like, which gives rise to MSCPEDSLPPASVPVWPLEVMRHLVGWVSLAVCMHGLNAELISHLHPPIRDISIASCIFPFIYDDEIHYNCISTHSDFDWCSLDFNFKGRWRYCTANDPPMCTFPFLFRKRTIHNCTKEGYILNRSWCSLTKNYNKDRKWKQCSPLK